The Tardiphaga alba genome includes a window with the following:
- a CDS encoding aldo/keto reductase, producing MDIRNLGRSGLRVSAVGLGCNNFGQRTDLETSRKVIHKAIDLGITLFDTADIYAGMGGSETVLGEVLGDRRKDIVLATKYAKPMSTDGTKQGASRRYIFNAVEASLKRLKTDYIDLYQQHEFDDRTPIEETLRALDDLVRQGKVRYIGHSNFPAWRIAEAEFTARQMGVTPFVSSQDEYSLVVRGIEKDLLPAAQQYNLGLLPFFPLANGLLTGKYKPGTEPPADSRFAKAPALRERSATPRNEAIAVKLDTFARERGHTLLELAFSWLAARPQVSSVIAGATRVEQIEQNVKAASWKLSAEEMAEIDGITL from the coding sequence ATGGACATCCGTAATCTCGGCCGCTCCGGCCTGCGCGTCTCGGCGGTCGGTCTCGGCTGCAACAACTTTGGCCAGCGCACAGATCTGGAGACCTCGCGAAAGGTCATCCACAAGGCCATCGATCTCGGCATCACTTTGTTCGACACCGCCGACATCTATGCCGGCATGGGCGGCTCCGAGACCGTGCTGGGCGAAGTGCTGGGTGATCGCCGCAAGGACATCGTGCTGGCCACCAAATACGCCAAGCCGATGAGCACCGACGGCACCAAACAGGGCGCCTCGCGCCGCTACATCTTCAATGCCGTGGAAGCCAGCCTGAAGCGGCTGAAGACCGACTATATCGACCTCTATCAGCAGCATGAATTCGACGACCGCACGCCCATCGAGGAAACGCTGCGCGCGCTCGACGATCTCGTGCGGCAGGGCAAGGTGCGCTATATCGGCCATTCCAACTTCCCGGCCTGGCGCATCGCCGAAGCCGAGTTCACCGCGCGGCAGATGGGCGTGACGCCGTTCGTGTCGAGCCAGGACGAATACAGCCTCGTCGTCCGCGGCATCGAGAAGGACCTGCTGCCGGCCGCGCAGCAATACAATCTCGGCCTGCTGCCGTTCTTCCCGCTCGCCAACGGCCTGCTCACCGGCAAATACAAGCCCGGCACCGAGCCGCCCGCGGATTCGCGCTTCGCCAAGGCGCCGGCGCTGCGTGAACGCTCGGCCACGCCGCGCAACGAAGCCATCGCGGTGAAGCTCGATACCTTCGCGCGGGAGCGCGGACATACGCTGCTCGAACTCGCCTTCTCCTGGCTGGCCGCACGGCCGCAAGTGTCGAGCGTCATCGCCGGCGCCACCCGCGTCGAGCAGATCGAGCAAAATGTGAAAGCCGCGAGCTGGAAGCTGAGTGCGGAGGAGATGGCGGAGATCGACGGGATTACGCTGTAG
- a CDS encoding PAS-domain containing protein produces MQVDWRNLFDPGIETAIVVIAAVGITLAIRMLRQQRAARLRRDDERATAERLSAALDRIDIGIVLLNADTRAEFINRAFRDYFALPDAKADSKPPLIALMYHARDTHAYTIPSDEIDHFIKRRVEQIRAGNPTPAMLRLANGRILRMSCTALPDGGRMLSYTPVTDLIRHDDDAADRDYYLALRDGDVFSRRLDAAE; encoded by the coding sequence ATGCAGGTCGACTGGCGCAACCTTTTCGATCCGGGAATTGAGACAGCGATTGTCGTGATCGCAGCTGTCGGTATCACGCTGGCTATCCGCATGCTGCGCCAGCAGCGCGCCGCCCGGCTGCGCCGCGATGACGAGCGCGCCACGGCCGAACGGCTGTCGGCCGCCCTCGACCGCATCGACATCGGCATCGTGCTACTGAATGCCGACACCCGCGCCGAATTCATCAACCGCGCGTTCCGCGACTACTTCGCGCTGCCGGATGCCAAGGCCGACAGCAAGCCGCCGCTGATCGCGCTGATGTATCATGCGCGTGACACGCACGCCTATACGATCCCATCCGACGAGATCGATCATTTCATCAAGCGGCGCGTCGAACAGATCCGCGCCGGCAATCCGACGCCGGCGATGCTGCGGCTGGCCAATGGCCGGATCCTGCGGATGAGCTGCACCGCTTTGCCCGATGGCGGCCGGATGCTGAGCTACACGCCGGTGACCGACCTCATCCGCCACGACGACGATGCAGCCGACCGCGACTACTATCTCGCGCTCCGCGATGGCGACGTGTTCAGCCGCCGGCTCGATGCCGCGGAATAG
- a CDS encoding lysophospholipid acyltransferase family protein, which produces MIRLATVAVTMLLMIVLLAPLQLASIIFRWRLQQAIPHLFHRVLCAVIGIRIQEVGARSKTAPLLILSNHASWLDILVIGAKTPVVFVAKSEVAKWPLFGWLARMQRTIFVERERRQSTGATAREIGDRMVSGDAVVLFAEGTSSDGIRVLPFRSALVGSVHHALGESTHHDKVMVQPMSLAYVGFGGLPVGRALNGRVAWYGDVDLIPHLMGILTSGAIDVTVTWGDAVAYDMSADRKAIARHAENAVRQMTTAALRAGPPKKAVAPQSAPTAEPAPAIA; this is translated from the coding sequence ATGATCCGTCTCGCCACCGTCGCCGTTACGATGCTGCTGATGATCGTGCTGCTCGCTCCGCTGCAGCTCGCGAGCATCATCTTCCGTTGGCGCCTGCAACAGGCCATCCCGCATCTCTTCCATCGGGTGCTGTGCGCCGTCATCGGCATCCGCATCCAGGAAGTCGGCGCGCGCAGCAAGACCGCCCCGCTGCTGATCCTCTCCAATCACGCCTCCTGGCTCGACATCCTCGTCATCGGCGCCAAAACGCCGGTGGTGTTCGTCGCCAAGAGCGAGGTCGCCAAATGGCCGCTGTTCGGCTGGCTCGCCCGCATGCAGCGCACGATCTTCGTCGAACGCGAACGCCGCCAGAGCACCGGCGCTACCGCGCGCGAGATCGGCGACCGCATGGTGTCCGGCGATGCCGTGGTGCTGTTCGCCGAAGGCACGTCGAGCGACGGCATCCGCGTGCTGCCGTTCCGGTCGGCGCTGGTCGGCTCGGTGCATCACGCGCTCGGTGAGTCCACGCATCACGACAAGGTCATGGTGCAGCCGATGTCGCTGGCCTATGTGGGCTTCGGCGGCCTGCCGGTCGGCCGCGCATTGAATGGCCGCGTCGCCTGGTATGGCGATGTCGATCTCATCCCGCATCTCATGGGCATCCTCACCTCCGGCGCCATCGACGTGACCGTCACCTGGGGCGACGCCGTGGCTTATGACATGTCCGCCGATCGCAAGGCGATTGCACGCCATGCCGAGAACGCCGTGCGCCAGATGACGACCGCAGCACTCCGCGCCGGCCCGCCGAAGAAGGCAGTGGCGCCGCAAAGCGCGCCCACCGCAGAGCCGGCGCCGGCCATTGCCTGA
- the hemN gene encoding oxygen-independent coproporphyrinogen III oxidase: protein MRADLAKAYGQDRLPRYTSYPTAPHFSPSISDATYRTWLQALPAQQRASLYVHVPFCRTMCWYCGCHTTLTKRDDPVTAYVAALRAEARLIAGVIGQLLPISHIAFGGGTPTIMSPACFVDLMGTLRSAYAVLPDAEIAVEIDPRTLTAEMTEALGICGVNRASLGVQSFDPAVQQAIHRVQSFDQTAAAVTGLREAGVRKINFDLLYGLPLQTVESCLDTVAQCIELRPDRLSVFGYAHIPSFKKHQRKIADDSLPDSTERHLQSEAIADALVHAGYARIGLDHFALPEDNLAIALQNGRLHRNFQGYTDDDATTLIGLGASAIGRTPHGFVQNAVSTHDYLAHIAADRLAIAKGYQLTADDRYRADLIERIMCDMTVDLPEISRLHGVDPDHAIINRARVESLIADGAVTMVDNCLSVRDGAEFLVRSVASAFDAHLAQSTATHSRAV from the coding sequence ATGCGCGCCGATTTGGCAAAGGCCTATGGGCAGGACCGGCTGCCACGCTACACCAGCTATCCCACGGCGCCCCATTTTTCGCCGTCGATCTCGGACGCGACCTATCGCACCTGGTTGCAGGCGCTGCCTGCCCAGCAGCGCGCCTCGCTCTATGTGCATGTGCCGTTCTGCCGAACCATGTGCTGGTATTGCGGCTGCCACACGACGCTCACCAAGCGCGACGATCCTGTCACCGCCTATGTCGCCGCCCTTCGTGCCGAGGCCAGACTGATCGCCGGTGTCATCGGCCAGCTCCTGCCGATCTCGCATATCGCCTTCGGCGGTGGCACGCCGACGATCATGTCGCCTGCGTGTTTCGTCGATCTCATGGGCACGCTGCGGTCTGCCTATGCGGTGCTGCCGGATGCCGAAATTGCCGTCGAGATCGACCCGCGCACGCTGACTGCCGAGATGACCGAGGCTCTCGGCATTTGCGGCGTCAATCGCGCCAGCCTTGGCGTCCAGAGTTTCGATCCCGCGGTCCAGCAGGCGATCCATCGCGTGCAGAGCTTCGATCAGACCGCCGCCGCGGTGACGGGACTGCGCGAGGCCGGTGTCCGCAAGATCAATTTCGACCTGCTCTACGGCCTGCCTTTGCAGACGGTGGAGTCATGCCTGGATACGGTCGCGCAATGCATTGAATTGCGGCCCGATCGCCTCTCCGTGTTCGGCTATGCCCACATCCCGTCGTTCAAGAAGCATCAGCGCAAGATCGCGGATGACAGCTTGCCGGACAGCACCGAGCGTCACCTGCAATCCGAAGCCATCGCGGACGCACTGGTTCACGCCGGCTATGCCCGCATCGGCCTCGATCACTTTGCGCTGCCGGAAGACAACCTTGCCATCGCGCTACAAAATGGCCGGCTGCACCGCAATTTCCAGGGCTATACCGACGATGACGCGACGACGCTGATCGGGCTCGGCGCCAGCGCCATCGGCCGCACGCCGCATGGCTTCGTCCAAAACGCCGTATCGACGCATGACTATCTCGCGCATATCGCGGCCGACCGGCTGGCCATCGCCAAGGGTTACCAGCTCACCGCCGACGATCGCTACCGCGCCGACCTGATCGAACGGATCATGTGCGACATGACGGTTGACCTGCCAGAAATCTCGCGCCTGCACGGCGTCGATCCCGACCATGCGATCATCAATCGTGCGCGCGTGGAGTCGCTGATTGCAGATGGCGCCGTAACGATGGTCGACAACTGCCTCTCGGTGCGCGACGGCGCGGAGTTTCTCGTCCGCAGCGTGGCATCTGCGTTCGACGCGCATCTCGCGCAATCGACCGCCACCCATAGCCGCGCGGTCTGA
- a CDS encoding DUF1501 domain-containing protein: MTMDCCESRTLSPTRRALLLSGAAFAAWAYLPKFARAADARDPRLIVVILRGALDGLATVAPLGDPDYAGLHGSIALLKDGPNAAVGLDGFFGLHPAMPEFARMYRDKQAAVVHAVATSYRERSHFDGQDVLESGYAGPGRVQSGWLNRAIEALPRGERVNSGLAVGPTTPLVLRGAAPTVGWSPVNLPNAADDTAMRLLQLYQERDPALATALSQGLKLDKLAVGDGMKPKGGNNIAAMRQVARGAAKLMAADDGPRVAALAFDGWDTHAQEGGPVGRLAQLLGGLDGALAEFQTGLGAHWRDTVIVVATEFGRTAKINGTAGTDHGTGTIALLAGGAVKGGRVIADWPGLANGRLHDGRDLAPTTDLRAVLKGVLHDHLGLGERVLAERVFPDSALVKPAKGLVA; this comes from the coding sequence ATGACGATGGACTGTTGCGAAAGCCGGACGCTCTCTCCCACGCGGCGCGCGCTGCTTTTGTCCGGCGCAGCCTTTGCAGCCTGGGCCTATCTGCCGAAATTCGCACGCGCCGCCGATGCGCGCGATCCGCGCCTCATCGTCGTGATCCTGCGCGGCGCGCTCGATGGTCTTGCCACCGTGGCGCCGCTCGGCGATCCCGATTATGCCGGGCTGCACGGGTCGATCGCGCTGCTCAAGGACGGGCCGAACGCGGCCGTCGGTCTCGACGGTTTCTTCGGCCTGCATCCGGCGATGCCGGAATTTGCGCGCATGTATCGCGACAAGCAGGCGGCGGTCGTGCATGCGGTCGCGACCTCCTATCGCGAGCGGTCGCATTTCGACGGGCAGGACGTGCTGGAGAGCGGCTATGCCGGTCCCGGCCGCGTGCAGTCGGGCTGGCTCAACCGGGCCATCGAAGCGCTGCCGCGTGGCGAGCGCGTGAATTCGGGTCTCGCGGTGGGGCCGACCACGCCGCTGGTGCTGCGCGGCGCAGCACCCACGGTCGGCTGGTCGCCGGTCAACCTGCCGAATGCGGCGGATGATACGGCGATGCGGTTGCTGCAGCTCTATCAGGAGCGCGATCCCGCATTGGCGACGGCGCTGTCGCAGGGGCTCAAGCTCGACAAGCTCGCGGTCGGCGACGGGATGAAGCCGAAAGGCGGCAACAACATCGCCGCGATGCGTCAGGTCGCGCGCGGCGCCGCCAAGCTGATGGCGGCCGACGATGGGCCTCGCGTGGCGGCGCTGGCCTTCGATGGCTGGGATACGCATGCGCAGGAGGGCGGGCCGGTGGGCCGTCTGGCGCAATTGCTCGGCGGGCTCGACGGCGCGTTGGCGGAATTCCAGACCGGCCTCGGCGCCCATTGGCGCGACACGGTGATCGTGGTGGCGACGGAATTCGGCCGCACCGCCAAGATCAACGGCACCGCCGGCACCGACCACGGCACCGGCACCATCGCGCTTCTCGCGGGCGGTGCGGTGAAAGGCGGGCGGGTGATCGCGGACTGGCCGGGCCTCGCGAATGGCAGACTGCATGACGGCCGCGATCTCGCACCGACCACGGATCTCCGCGCCGTGCTGAAAGGCGTGCTGCACGACCATCTCGGTCTCGGCGAGCGCGTGTTGGCGGAGCGGGTGTTTCCGGATAGCGCGCTGGTGAAGCCGGCGAAGGGGTTGGTGGCCTAA
- a CDS encoding lytic transglycosylase domain-containing protein codes for MSVSSVRLAYAAPLACLIALAAVSNVHARAADHLLSRDDLKTVSDAMRLAGAGKLDAATQTRDHIRDPLGRKVTEWVILRSDGDIAFARYANFIQTNPAWPGMTLLQRRAEARLWIERSDTTTIRAFFAGQEPLTALGQLALARALAALGDNRAIRYASAAWRSEGFSATTEAEVLRLFGSRLTQADHAARMHSRLYANDFATAMRAAKHLGPGAVAIVSARQAVIGKSAKAASLLAAVPANVRSDPAYQFTRIQWLRRSGKDSQAAQAMLAAPRDPTVINSPDIWWVERRALVRSLLDDGKARLAYRLAAEAAPDKETYRVDRAFMAGWISLRFLRDAQTATRHFNEIPGLTRGPTALARAQYWLGRAAEAGRNRPSAQQHYTLAAQHGTTYYGQLACARIGCRNTKVRAAPTLTPAQRATFANRELVRAVEILYGSGNRRLVVPFVGDLHRSNDTALLAMVAESARQHRDPGAMLAVGRSALNRGLAFDSYAFPATGLPDFAPIGARTDKSLVYAITRTESAFNPRITSGAMATGYMQVTPAAGQTLARRMGFTFNNKRLHEDPAYNLQLGSAEIANLLSDYDGNHVLAFVGYNAGRGRVRQWIERYGDPRQANVDVVDWVERIPYAETRNYVQRVLENLQVYRSRFGNPELAIEAHMRGRQG; via the coding sequence TTGTCCGTATCGTCCGTCCGCCTGGCCTATGCCGCGCCGCTCGCCTGCCTGATCGCTCTCGCCGCTGTCTCCAATGTGCATGCGCGCGCGGCCGACCATCTGCTGTCCCGCGACGATCTCAAGACGGTGTCAGACGCGATGCGCCTTGCCGGCGCCGGCAAGCTCGATGCGGCGACGCAGACACGCGATCACATCCGCGATCCCCTCGGCCGCAAGGTCACCGAATGGGTCATCCTGCGCTCCGATGGCGATATCGCCTTCGCGCGCTATGCGAATTTCATCCAGACCAATCCGGCATGGCCGGGCATGACGCTGCTGCAGCGGCGCGCCGAAGCGCGGCTGTGGATCGAGCGCAGCGATACAACCACCATCCGCGCCTTCTTCGCCGGACAGGAGCCTCTCACGGCGCTCGGCCAACTGGCGCTGGCGCGCGCCCTCGCCGCGCTCGGGGATAACAGGGCGATCCGCTATGCCAGCGCGGCGTGGCGCAGCGAAGGCTTCTCTGCAACCACCGAAGCCGAAGTGCTGCGGCTGTTCGGATCGCGGCTGACGCAGGCGGATCACGCGGCGCGGATGCACAGCCGTCTCTATGCCAATGATTTCGCAACGGCGATGCGTGCCGCCAAGCATCTCGGCCCCGGCGCCGTCGCCATCGTCTCGGCGCGTCAAGCGGTGATCGGCAAGAGCGCGAAGGCGGCATCCCTGCTCGCCGCCGTTCCCGCCAATGTCCGCAGCGATCCCGCCTATCAGTTCACGCGCATTCAGTGGCTGCGCCGCAGCGGCAAGGATAGCCAGGCCGCGCAGGCCATGCTGGCGGCGCCGCGCGATCCCACGGTCATCAACAGTCCGGACATCTGGTGGGTCGAGCGCCGCGCGCTGGTACGCTCGCTGCTCGACGACGGCAAGGCACGGCTCGCCTATCGCCTCGCCGCCGAAGCTGCGCCGGACAAGGAGACCTATCGCGTCGACCGCGCCTTCATGGCCGGCTGGATCTCGCTGCGATTCCTGCGCGACGCGCAAACGGCGACGCGGCACTTCAATGAAATCCCCGGCCTCACCCGCGGCCCCACCGCGCTTGCCCGCGCGCAATACTGGCTGGGCCGCGCCGCCGAAGCCGGCCGCAACCGCCCGTCGGCGCAGCAGCACTACACGCTCGCGGCACAACACGGCACGACCTATTATGGTCAGCTCGCCTGCGCACGGATCGGCTGCCGCAACACCAAGGTGCGCGCGGCCCCGACGCTGACACCGGCGCAGCGCGCGACCTTTGCCAACCGCGAACTCGTGCGCGCCGTCGAGATTCTCTACGGCAGCGGCAATCGCCGCCTCGTCGTGCCATTCGTCGGTGACCTCCACCGCAGCAACGACACCGCATTGCTGGCGATGGTCGCGGAATCCGCGCGGCAGCACCGCGATCCCGGCGCCATGCTGGCGGTCGGCCGTTCGGCACTCAATCGCGGCCTTGCCTTCGACAGCTACGCCTTCCCCGCCACCGGCCTGCCCGACTTCGCGCCGATCGGTGCGAGGACCGACAAGAGCCTCGTCTATGCGATCACCCGCACCGAAAGCGCCTTCAATCCGCGCATCACGTCCGGCGCGATGGCGACCGGCTACATGCAGGTGACCCCCGCTGCAGGACAAACGCTGGCCCGCCGGATGGGCTTCACTTTCAACAACAAGCGTCTGCACGAAGACCCCGCCTATAACCTGCAGCTCGGCTCGGCCGAGATCGCCAATCTGCTCAGCGACTATGACGGCAATCACGTGCTGGCCTTTGTCGGCTACAATGCCGGGCGAGGCCGTGTGCGGCAGTGGATCGAACGCTACGGCGACCCGCGCCAGGCAAACGTGGACGTTGTCGACTGGGTCGAGCGCATCCCCTATGCGGAGACGCGGAACTACGTGCAGCGCGTGCTGGAAAACCTGCAGGTCTATCGTTCGCGCTTCGGTAATCCGGAGCTGGCGATCGAGGCGCATATGCGGGGCCGGCAGGGCTAA
- a CDS encoding DMT family protein translates to MPFTISPLLLPILMLLASNIFMTFAWYGHLKFKEASLPLVILVSWGIAFFEYWLAVPANRWGSEVYNAAQLKTMQEVITLVVFAAFSVLYLKEPLGWNHALGFAFIALGAFFIFHKW, encoded by the coding sequence ATGCCCTTCACCATTTCGCCGCTGCTTCTGCCCATCCTGATGCTGCTGGCCTCGAACATCTTCATGACCTTCGCCTGGTACGGTCATCTGAAATTCAAGGAAGCGTCGCTGCCGCTCGTCATCCTGGTGAGCTGGGGCATCGCCTTCTTCGAATACTGGCTGGCGGTGCCGGCCAATCGTTGGGGCAGCGAGGTCTATAATGCCGCCCAGCTCAAAACGATGCAGGAGGTGATCACGCTGGTCGTGTTCGCCGCGTTCTCGGTGCTGTATCTGAAAGAGCCGCTCGGCTGGAATCACGCGCTGGGTTTTGCGTTCATCGCGCTCGGGGCGTTTTTCATTTTTCACAAGTGGTGA